The Pseudomonas kermanshahensis genome includes a window with the following:
- the paaK gene encoding phenylacetate--CoA ligase PaaK — MNMYHDADRALLDPMETASVDALRQHQLERLRWSLKHAYNNVPLYRKRFDECGAHPDDLKSLDDLAKFPFTGKNDLRDNYPYGMFAVPQEEVVRLHASSGTTGKPTVVGYTQNDIDTWANVVARSIRAGGGRKGDKVHVSYGYGLFTGGLGAHYGAERLGCTVIPMSGGQTEKQVQLIRDFQPDIIMVTPSYMLNLADEIERQGIDPHDLKLRLGIFGAEPWTDELRRSIEQRLGIQALDIYGLSEIMGPGVAMECIETKDGPTIWEDHFYPEIIDPVTGEVLPDGQLGELVFTSLSKEALPMVRYRTRDLTRLLPGTARPMRRIGKITGRSDDMLIIRGVNVFPTQIEEQVLKIKQLSEMYEIHLYRNGNLDSVEVHVELRGECQAMDEGQRKLLIGELTKQIKTYIGISTQVRLQPCGTLKRSEGKACHVFDKRLAS; from the coding sequence ATGAACATGTACCATGATGCCGATCGTGCCCTGCTTGACCCTATGGAAACCGCCAGCGTCGACGCCCTGCGCCAGCACCAGCTGGAGCGCCTGCGCTGGAGCCTGAAACACGCCTACAACAACGTGCCGCTGTACCGCAAACGCTTCGACGAATGCGGCGCGCACCCCGATGACCTCAAGTCGCTCGACGACCTGGCCAAGTTCCCCTTCACCGGCAAGAACGACCTGCGCGACAACTACCCGTACGGCATGTTTGCCGTGCCCCAGGAAGAGGTCGTGCGCCTGCATGCCTCCAGCGGCACAACGGGCAAGCCGACCGTGGTCGGTTATACCCAGAACGACATCGACACCTGGGCCAATGTGGTGGCCCGCTCGATCCGCGCCGGCGGCGGGCGCAAAGGCGACAAAGTGCACGTTTCGTACGGTTATGGCCTGTTTACCGGCGGGCTCGGCGCGCATTACGGTGCCGAACGGCTAGGGTGCACGGTCATCCCCATGTCGGGTGGCCAGACCGAGAAGCAGGTGCAACTGATCCGCGACTTCCAGCCCGACATCATCATGGTCACGCCCTCTTACATGCTCAACCTGGCCGACGAGATCGAGCGCCAGGGCATCGACCCGCACGACCTCAAGCTGCGCCTGGGCATCTTCGGTGCCGAGCCCTGGACCGACGAACTGCGGCGCTCCATCGAGCAGCGCCTGGGTATCCAGGCCCTCGACATCTATGGCCTGTCGGAAATCATGGGGCCCGGGGTGGCGATGGAGTGCATCGAAACCAAAGACGGCCCGACCATCTGGGAAGACCACTTCTACCCCGAAATCATCGACCCGGTTACCGGCGAGGTACTGCCGGACGGGCAATTGGGCGAGCTGGTATTTACCTCGCTGAGCAAGGAGGCGCTGCCGATGGTGCGCTACCGTACCCGCGACCTGACCCGCCTGCTGCCAGGCACCGCGCGGCCGATGCGGCGGATCGGCAAGATCACCGGGCGCAGTGACGACATGCTGATCATTCGTGGGGTCAACGTGTTCCCGACCCAGATTGAGGAGCAGGTGCTAAAAATAAAACAGCTTTCAGAGATGTATGAGATTCATTTGTATCGTAATGGCAACCTGGACAGTGTCGAGGTGCACGTGGAGCTGCGTGGCGAATGCCAGGCGATGGACGAGGGCCAGCGCAAGCTGCTGATCGGTGAACTGACCAAGCAGATCAAGACCTACATCGGTATCAGCACCCAGGTGCGACTGCAGCCCTGCGGCACGCTCAAGCGTTCTGAAGGCAAGGCGTGCCACGTGTTCGACAAACGGTTGGCCAGCTGA
- the paaA gene encoding 1,2-phenylacetyl-CoA epoxidase subunit PaaA produces the protein MYAQLVETGVKRVKSLDEMSPEERDFQEKIDAEIKIEAKNWMPEAYRQTLIRQISQHAHSEIVGMLPEGNWVTRAPSLKRKLQLMAKIQDEAGHGLYLYSAMETLGADRDEEIAKLHSGKAKYSSIFNYPTLSWADMGAVGWLVDGAAIVNQVVLQRTSYGPYSRAMIRICKEESFHQRQGYELLLTMMRHGTQAQKDMVQDAINRLWWPSLMMFGPSDEHSPNSAQSMAWKIKRQTNDELRQRFIDQTVPQLELLGCTAPDPHLKWNEARGHYDFGDIQWDEFYEVIKGNGPCNLERVATRRKAIEDGAWVREAAVAYARKQQNKNAA, from the coding sequence ATGTACGCACAGCTAGTCGAAACCGGCGTCAAACGCGTCAAGTCCCTGGACGAAATGTCGCCCGAAGAGCGCGACTTCCAGGAAAAGATCGACGCCGAGATCAAGATCGAAGCCAAAAACTGGATGCCCGAGGCCTACCGCCAAACGCTGATCCGGCAGATCTCCCAGCACGCCCACTCGGAAATCGTCGGCATGCTGCCCGAAGGCAACTGGGTCACCCGCGCCCCAAGCCTGAAACGCAAGCTGCAACTGATGGCCAAGATTCAGGACGAAGCCGGCCACGGCCTGTACCTGTACAGCGCCATGGAAACCCTCGGCGCCGACCGCGACGAAGAGATCGCCAAGCTGCACAGCGGCAAGGCCAAGTACTCGAGCATCTTCAACTACCCGACCCTGAGCTGGGCCGACATGGGCGCCGTAGGCTGGCTGGTCGATGGCGCTGCGATCGTCAACCAGGTGGTGCTGCAGCGCACCTCCTACGGCCCCTACTCCCGCGCCATGATCCGCATCTGCAAGGAAGAGAGCTTCCACCAGCGCCAGGGTTACGAGCTGCTGCTGACCATGATGCGCCACGGCACTCAGGCTCAGAAGGACATGGTCCAGGACGCCATCAACCGCCTGTGGTGGCCGTCGTTGATGATGTTTGGCCCCAGTGACGAGCACTCCCCCAACAGCGCTCAGTCGATGGCCTGGAAGATCAAGCGCCAGACCAACGATGAGCTGCGCCAGCGCTTCATCGACCAGACCGTGCCACAGCTCGAACTGCTCGGCTGCACCGCGCCAGACCCGCACCTGAAGTGGAACGAAGCCCGCGGCCACTACGATTTCGGCGACATCCAGTGGGACGAGTTCTACGAAGTCATCAAGGGCAACGGCCCCTGCAACCTGGAACGTGTCGCCACCCGGCGCAAGGCCATCGAGGACGGCGCCTGGGTACGCGAGGCCGCCGTGGCCTATGCGCGCAAGCAACAGAACAAGAACGCCGCCTGA